The region CGACCTGTTCGGCCAGCGCCAGATTTCGACGATCTACAGCGGGATGAACCAGTACCACGTGGTGATGGAAGCCGCGCCGCAATACTGGCAAAGCCCGGAAATCCTCAACAGCACCTACGTCAGCCTCGCCAACAGTACGGCCAACCTGTCGCCGACCACTTCGGCGCTGGGTACGCCGCCGGCGCTGACGGCGGGCGGCAAGCTCAACTCCAACTCGTCGCTGGCGCTGACCCTGTCGACGGCGGCATCGAAGCAGGTGCCGCTGACCTCGTTCTCCAGCTTCGCGCCGACCACTACCTCGCTGAGCGTGAGCCACGAAGGACAGTTCATCGCCTCGACGATCTCCTTCAACCTGGCCGAAGGCGTCTCGCTGTCGCAAGCCACCCAGGTGATCAACGACACGCTCGCGCGCCTGGGCGTGCCGACGGCGGTGCACGGCGCCTTTGCCGGCACCGCCAACGCCTTCCAGTCGTCGCTGAACAGCCAGCCGGTGCTGATCCTGACTGCCTTGCTGGCGGTGTATATCGTGCTCGGCGTCTTGTATGAAAGCCTGGTGCACCCGATCACCATCATCTCGACGCTGCCGTCGGCCGGCGTCGGTGCGCTGCTGGCCTTGCTGGCGACCGGCACCGACTTCAGCCTGATCGCGCTGATCGGCGTGATCCTGCTGATTGGCATCGTCAAGAAGAACGCCATCATGATGATCGACTTCGCCCTGCAGGCCGAGCGTGCGCGCGGCCTGTCGCCGCGCGACGCGATCTTCGAAGCGTGCAGCCTGCGCTTCCGGCCTATCATGATGACCACCATGGCGGCGCTGCTGGGCGCCGTGCCGCTGGCGCTGGGTACCGGCGACGGCGCCGAATTGCGCCAGCCGCTCGGCATTTCCATCGTCGGCGGCCTCATCGTCAGCCAGATGCTGACGCTGTACACCACGCCGGTGGTCTATCTCTACATGGAGCGGTTCCGCCTGTGGAGCAAGGGTTTGTTCGAGCGCAAGACGGGACGCAAAGCCAGTCCGCAACAGAACACGGGCGCGGCATGACACGCGGCGTCCACGGAGAAAAAATGATGACCTACGCAAAACACAACTTGACGCGCATCCTGATGCTGACGCCGCTGACTCTGGCCCTGGCGGCTTGCTCGGTCGGCCCCGACTACGTCCGTCCGCAGGCCGCGGCGGTCCCGGCCGCCTTCAAGGAAATGAAAGACTGGAAACCGGCCCAGCCCAGCGAATTGGCCATGAACGGCAAGTGGTGGGAAATGTTCGGCGATCCGCAGCTCAATGCGCTGGTGGAGCAGATCGATATTTCCAACCAGAACCTGGCGCAGTCGGAAGCCAATTTCCGCAAAGCCATGGCGCTGGTGCAGGCCGCACGCGCCGACTATTCGCCGACGCTGTCGGCGGATGCGTCGCGCACGCGTTCGCGCTCTGCAACGGGTAGCGGCAGCAGCGGCAGCAGTTCCGGTTCATCGGTGCGCGACAACTATTCCTTCTCGCTCAACGCCGACTGGGAAATCGACGTCTGGGGCCGTGTGCGCCGCAACGTCGAATCGAACGAAGCCAGCGCCCAGGCCAGCGCCGCCGACCTCGCGGCGACCCGGCTGAGCGCGCAGGCGCAACTGGCGCAGAACTATCTGCAACTGCGCGTGCTCGATGCGCAACAGCAGCTGCTGGACGACACCGTCGCTGCATACCAGCGTTCGTATCAGCTGACGCTGAATCAATACAACGCCGGCGTGGTAGCGAAGTCCGATGTCATCCAGGCGCAGACGCAATTGAAATCGGCCCAGGCGCAGGCGCTCGACAATGGCGTACAGCGCGCGCAACTGGAGCATGCGATTGCCTTGCTGGTCGGCCAGCCGGCCTCGACCTTCTCGATCACGCCGTCGCCATTGACCGCTGCGGCGCCGCCGATTCCCGTCGCCTTGCCGTCGATGCTGCTGGAACGCCGTCCCGACGTTGCCGGCGCCGAACGCCGCGTCGCCGCCGCCAATGCCCAGATCGGCGTGGCGCAGGCGGCGTATTATCCGAGCCTGTCGCTGTCGGCATCGGGCGGATTCCAGACTTCCAACGGCCTGGCCAACTGGTTCACGATGCCCAGCCGGGTGTGGTCGCTGGGGCCGCAACTGAGCCAGTTGATTTTCGACGGCGGCGCGCGCCGCTCGGTCACCGACCAGGCGATCGCCAGCTATGACGGCGTGGCGGCGGCGTACAAGCAGACCGTGCTGACCGCTTTCCAGGAAGTGGAAGACAACCTCGCCGCGTTGCGCATCCTCGAGCAGGAAGCCGTGGTGCAGAACGAAGCGCTGCAATCGGCGCGCCAGGCCGTGACGCTGGTCACCAACCAGTACAAGGCCGGCACCGTCAACTACACCAGCGTGATCACGGCGCAAGCCACCGCACTGACCAGCGAACGCACCGCGCTGGATATCCTCTATCGCCGCATGGCCGCCAGCGTGCTGCTGACCAAGGCACTGGGCGGCGGCTGGAGCGAGCAGAACATCGCCGACCTGGGCGCGTTGGCGAGCCAGTCGGAGAACAGCAAAAAGAAATAGAAGCGCCGTCTTCGGCAAAAAGCGCAGCGTCGGTGCTGCGCTTTTTTTATGCGGCCATGTCCCAGACCACGTCTGCATGCACCGCACCGCGCAGGGCGTTGCAGATCATCACGGCCTCGGCGCGGCGCAATTCA is a window of Herbaspirillum hiltneri N3 DNA encoding:
- a CDS encoding efflux transporter outer membrane subunit; the encoded protein is MMTYAKHNLTRILMLTPLTLALAACSVGPDYVRPQAAAVPAAFKEMKDWKPAQPSELAMNGKWWEMFGDPQLNALVEQIDISNQNLAQSEANFRKAMALVQAARADYSPTLSADASRTRSRSATGSGSSGSSSGSSVRDNYSFSLNADWEIDVWGRVRRNVESNEASAQASAADLAATRLSAQAQLAQNYLQLRVLDAQQQLLDDTVAAYQRSYQLTLNQYNAGVVAKSDVIQAQTQLKSAQAQALDNGVQRAQLEHAIALLVGQPASTFSITPSPLTAAAPPIPVALPSMLLERRPDVAGAERRVAAANAQIGVAQAAYYPSLSLSASGGFQTSNGLANWFTMPSRVWSLGPQLSQLIFDGGARRSVTDQAIASYDGVAAAYKQTVLTAFQEVEDNLAALRILEQEAVVQNEALQSARQAVTLVTNQYKAGTVNYTSVITAQATALTSERTALDILYRRMAASVLLTKALGGGWSEQNIADLGALASQSENSKKK